One region of Ahniella affigens genomic DNA includes:
- a CDS encoding ferredoxin--NADP reductase yields MAAFDTERVLAVRHWTPAYFSFTTTRSAGLRFENGQFVMIGLMVNGKPLMRAYSIASANWEEQMEFFSIKVQDGPLTSRLQHIQPGEDLLVSSKPTGTLLISDLEPGRNLYLLATGTGLAPFLSIVKDPATYERFERVIVTHGVRHADDLAYRDFFETELPQHEYLGEMVQKQLRYYPAVSREPFPNQGRITDLLDQDQVTRTLGIDTLDPKHDRAMICGSPGMLADFRALLDRRGFVASPKIGVAGQYVFERAFVDK; encoded by the coding sequence ATGGCAGCATTTGACACCGAGCGCGTGCTCGCAGTCCGGCATTGGACGCCGGCCTACTTCAGCTTCACGACTACCCGTAGCGCGGGACTTCGATTCGAGAACGGCCAGTTTGTCATGATCGGCCTGATGGTCAATGGCAAGCCGTTGATGCGGGCGTACTCGATTGCCAGCGCGAATTGGGAAGAGCAGATGGAGTTCTTCTCGATCAAAGTGCAGGACGGTCCGCTGACCTCTCGCCTCCAGCACATTCAGCCGGGCGAGGACTTGCTCGTCAGCAGCAAACCGACCGGAACGTTGCTGATCAGCGATCTCGAGCCGGGCCGAAATCTGTACCTGTTGGCGACGGGCACGGGGCTCGCGCCGTTCTTGTCGATCGTCAAAGACCCAGCCACGTACGAGCGATTCGAACGCGTCATCGTGACGCATGGTGTGCGGCATGCCGACGATCTCGCCTATCGCGACTTTTTCGAGACCGAACTGCCGCAGCACGAATACCTGGGCGAGATGGTGCAAAAGCAGCTGCGCTACTACCCGGCGGTGTCGCGCGAGCCGTTTCCCAATCAGGGGCGCATCACCGACTTGCTGGATCAGGACCAGGTGACGAGAACGCTGGGAATCGATACGCTCGATCCGAAGCATGACCGGGCCATGATTTGCGGCAGCCCGGGCATGCTGGCGGACTTTCGCGCGCTTTTGGATCGCCGCGGTTTCGTCGCTTCGCCAAAGATTGGCGTGGCCGGGCAATACGTATTCGAACGTGCATTTGTCGACAAATAA
- a CDS encoding TerB family tellurite resistance protein, whose protein sequence is MATEKKPGILKDIGAAVRDLFASNKIDDAERLTLEVLFGLLGALARADSIVTSHETDLVNSLMDELDLAIAGRRVAKESFDRGRQNQLDAKTEINRFLVAYPVGTPEVGKLYDALLRLAAADGRIRPREVEFLEVVTIALGFTADTLKARLKIIAPSAL, encoded by the coding sequence ATGGCAACAGAAAAAAAACCGGGGATTTTGAAAGACATTGGGGCCGCCGTACGCGACCTCTTCGCCAGCAACAAGATTGACGATGCCGAGCGGCTTACGCTTGAGGTGTTGTTCGGTCTGCTGGGCGCGCTGGCGCGGGCGGACAGTATCGTGACCAGTCACGAGACCGATCTGGTCAACAGCCTGATGGATGAGTTGGACCTCGCCATTGCCGGCCGTCGCGTGGCCAAAGAATCGTTCGATCGCGGCCGCCAGAATCAACTGGATGCAAAAACCGAGATCAATCGGTTCCTGGTCGCGTATCCCGTTGGTACGCCCGAAGTCGGCAAGCTCTACGACGCGCTGTTGCGCCTGGCTGCCGCCGATGGCCGCATCCGCCCGCGGGAAGTGGAATTTCTCGAAGTGGTCACGATTGCCCTTGGATTCACGGCCGACACCCTGAAGGCGCGGCTCAAGATCATTGCGCCCAGCGCGCTCTGA
- a CDS encoding 4a-hydroxytetrahydrobiopterin dehydratase, which produces MTKSLAELAAQACQPLRGVVHQLPEAEVVKHLNLLPNWTLERGQIVKRFEFRNYYETMAFVNAVAYVAHQQDHHPDLQVSYNRCEVRYNTHDVGGLSINDFVCAAKIECLLLAGR; this is translated from the coding sequence ATGACCAAGTCCCTCGCCGAATTGGCCGCCCAGGCCTGTCAGCCCCTGCGTGGCGTTGTCCACCAACTGCCCGAAGCCGAGGTCGTCAAGCATTTGAATCTATTGCCAAATTGGACGCTGGAGCGCGGTCAGATTGTCAAGCGTTTCGAGTTCCGGAACTACTACGAGACCATGGCGTTCGTGAATGCGGTGGCCTATGTCGCCCATCAGCAGGACCACCATCCGGACTTGCAGGTCAGCTATAACCGCTGCGAAGTCCGCTACAACACCCATGACGTCGGCGGACTGTCGATTAACGATTTTGTCTGCGCCGCCAAGATCGAGTGCCTGCTGCTGGCAGGCCGTTGA
- the rsfS gene encoding ribosome silencing factor — MDALDDLKAKDVKEIDVRGRASFADLLVIASGTSTRHVKSLADEVVKFVKKAGMMPLGVEGEREAEWVLVDLGDIVVHVMLPRIREFYGLERLWSVGGDNAEDLV, encoded by the coding sequence ATCGACGCTCTGGACGATCTGAAAGCCAAAGACGTCAAGGAAATCGACGTGCGCGGGCGCGCGTCGTTCGCCGACCTGCTGGTGATCGCGAGCGGCACGTCGACGCGCCATGTCAAATCCCTAGCCGATGAAGTGGTCAAGTTCGTCAAGAAGGCCGGCATGATGCCGCTCGGCGTCGAAGGCGAGCGCGAGGCCGAATGGGTCCTCGTTGATCTCGGCGACATCGTTGTGCACGTCATGCTGCCGCGCATCCGCGAGTTCTATGGCCTGGAACGATTGTGGAGTGTTGGCGGCGACAACGCTGAAGATCTGGTGTGA
- a CDS encoding replication-associated recombination protein A, translating to MRPRRFEEFVGQSRLLADGSAFRRTVASGRLPSMVFWGPPGCGKTSLARMLAHSSNAHYVALSAVMANLAEVRAVLGAARERFQLGERTLLFVDEVHRFNKAQQDAFLPAIEAGHITFIGATTENPSFELNSALLSRCRVFVLDALAPADLVRALEQALQDSERGLGAAGLALNAEQLQWIADAADGDVRRALSLLEVVADLAGSGVVENDILRQALADRVRRFDKGGEAFYDQISALHKSVRNSNPDAALYWIARMFDGGCDPSYLARRLLRMAIEDIGLADPSAIERAVAAWETFDRLGSPEGDLALASLALYLAMAPKSNAAYVAFKAAQQHVVATGSLPVPLALRNAPTKLMRDLGYGKQYQYDPDVTGGIAYDQECFPDELGEQVFYRPTEQGIEARIAEKLAQIRAGRTQALASKRSKKKPA from the coding sequence ATGCGGCCCCGGCGGTTCGAGGAGTTTGTCGGCCAGAGTCGTTTGCTGGCCGACGGCAGCGCGTTTCGGCGCACGGTGGCGTCGGGGCGTTTGCCATCGATGGTGTTCTGGGGCCCGCCCGGCTGCGGCAAGACCTCGCTCGCGCGCATGTTGGCGCACAGCTCCAATGCACATTACGTGGCGCTCAGTGCGGTCATGGCCAATCTCGCCGAGGTGCGCGCCGTTCTGGGTGCGGCCCGGGAGCGCTTTCAACTTGGCGAGCGCACGCTGCTGTTTGTCGATGAGGTGCATCGTTTCAACAAGGCGCAGCAGGATGCCTTTCTGCCCGCCATTGAAGCGGGGCACATTACGTTCATTGGCGCCACGACCGAGAACCCGAGTTTCGAACTGAACAGCGCATTGCTGTCGCGCTGCCGTGTCTTTGTGCTCGACGCGTTGGCGCCGGCTGACCTGGTCCGCGCGTTGGAACAAGCATTGCAGGACTCCGAACGAGGGCTCGGAGCGGCCGGTCTGGCGCTGAACGCCGAGCAGTTGCAATGGATCGCCGATGCTGCCGATGGTGACGTGCGGCGGGCGCTGAGTCTGCTCGAAGTGGTCGCTGACCTCGCGGGCAGCGGCGTCGTTGAGAACGATATTCTGCGTCAGGCCTTGGCCGATCGCGTTCGTCGCTTCGACAAAGGCGGCGAGGCGTTTTACGACCAGATCTCGGCGTTGCACAAATCGGTTCGCAATTCGAATCCCGATGCCGCCTTGTACTGGATCGCGCGCATGTTCGATGGCGGGTGCGATCCGAGCTATCTCGCCAGGCGACTGCTGCGCATGGCGATCGAGGACATTGGGCTCGCCGATCCATCAGCGATCGAGCGCGCGGTGGCCGCATGGGAGACCTTCGACCGACTTGGCTCGCCGGAGGGCGACCTGGCGCTGGCGAGTCTTGCGCTGTATCTCGCCATGGCGCCGAAGAGCAACGCGGCCTACGTCGCATTCAAGGCCGCGCAGCAACACGTCGTGGCAACCGGCTCGCTGCCGGTGCCGCTGGCACTTCGAAATGCGCCGACCAAACTCATGCGCGACTTGGGCTACGGCAAGCAGTATCAGTACGACCCAGATGTGACCGGTGGCATTGCGTACGATCAGGAGTGCTTCCCGGACGAACTCGGCGAGCAAGTCTTCTACCGCCCAACCGAGCAAGGCATCGAAGCGCGCATTGCCGAAAAGCTCGCCCAAATCCGTGCCGGCCGGACACAGGCACTAGCCAGCAAGCGCTCCAAGAAAAAACCCGCCTGA
- the dksA gene encoding RNA polymerase-binding protein DksA, producing MAKPAAKSKPAKKPVPKAAPKPAAKPKGVVAKLVDALKGKAKPAAKAKPVAKPAAPAKKAAPAKPASKPTKAAAPAKKPTPPAKPAAKPAPVAKPVAKPVAKVVAPVKPEPPAKDKAVKPAAAPAPKPVAEKVEAKPVKAPVAPAKPAPKTPAPAAGKQDSKAKTIPAPVPAPAPEPAEPVIKAVAVAKSANSVVKAKKAPQTAQSMRKIEALPSVVNLPENYKPSPGEDYMSVQQLEYFRRKLQNWRNELVEESKQTIDNLRDEVRDIGDEAERATRETENSLELRTRDRYRKLISKIDDSLNRIESGDYGFCVDTGDEIGLERLEARPTAERTLDAQERWEHRQRQMGD from the coding sequence ATGGCGAAGCCAGCTGCCAAGTCAAAACCCGCCAAGAAGCCCGTGCCCAAAGCCGCTCCCAAGCCGGCCGCCAAGCCCAAAGGCGTGGTTGCCAAGTTGGTGGATGCCCTGAAGGGCAAAGCCAAGCCAGCAGCCAAGGCCAAACCGGTAGCGAAGCCGGCAGCCCCTGCCAAAAAGGCAGCTCCGGCGAAACCGGCCAGTAAGCCGACCAAAGCGGCGGCTCCAGCCAAGAAGCCGACCCCACCGGCCAAACCTGCCGCGAAGCCCGCGCCCGTTGCCAAGCCGGTCGCCAAGCCCGTAGCGAAGGTCGTGGCGCCGGTCAAACCAGAGCCACCGGCGAAAGACAAAGCCGTCAAACCAGCAGCGGCGCCCGCGCCAAAACCGGTTGCCGAAAAAGTAGAGGCAAAGCCGGTCAAAGCACCGGTTGCTCCTGCCAAGCCTGCGCCCAAGACGCCAGCTCCAGCTGCCGGCAAACAAGACAGTAAAGCGAAGACAATCCCCGCCCCGGTCCCCGCGCCAGCTCCAGAGCCCGCGGAGCCGGTCATCAAGGCGGTGGCCGTCGCGAAGTCGGCCAATTCGGTCGTGAAAGCCAAAAAGGCCCCTCAAACTGCGCAATCCATGAGAAAAATTGAAGCCCTGCCCAGCGTCGTTAATCTGCCGGAAAATTACAAACCGTCCCCTGGCGAGGACTACATGAGCGTGCAGCAGCTGGAGTACTTCCGGCGCAAGCTGCAAAACTGGCGCAATGAGCTGGTTGAAGAGTCGAAGCAAACCATCGACAACCTGCGCGATGAAGTCCGCGACATTGGTGACGAAGCCGAGCGTGCCACCCGCGAAACCGAAAATTCGCTGGAGCTCCGCACACGCGATCGCTACCGCAAGCTGATCTCGAAAATCGACGACAGCCTGAATCGGATCGAATCGGGTGACTACGGCTTTTGCGTGGACACTGGTGACGAGATCGGTCTCGAGCGTCTCGAAGCCCGCCCGACCGCCGAGCGCACCCTCGACGCGCAGGAACGCTGGGAACATCGTCAGCGCCAGATGGGCGACTGA
- the yidD gene encoding membrane protein insertion efficiency factor YidD: MLQALLLAALRGYKRFISPMLGQRCRFYPSCSVYAMGAIRDFGALRGSVAAGARLCRCQPLCDGGLDPVPEHFADCFWWGQNPNPQTPATDDSSPEAPPHQT, from the coding sequence ATGCTTCAAGCTCTGTTATTGGCTGCCCTGCGCGGCTACAAGCGCTTCATCAGCCCAATGCTTGGCCAGCGCTGCCGGTTCTATCCGAGCTGTTCGGTGTATGCGATGGGCGCCATCCGCGACTTCGGCGCCCTGCGCGGTTCCGTCGCCGCCGGGGCGCGCCTCTGTCGGTGCCAGCCGTTGTGCGATGGCGGGCTTGATCCGGTGCCAGAACATTTCGCCGACTGCTTCTGGTGGGGCCAAAACCCGAACCCGCAGACTCCTGCGACTGACGATTCATCGCCAGAAGCCCCACCGCACCAGACCTGA
- the folE2 gene encoding GTP cyclohydrolase FolE2 — protein sequence MMNEINQANWSLDANPADATSADATKLLPDIAAAKAAQRGVLQWVGMRNVRAPLLIAASSGAAAERVAASVDVYVNLTDADARGIHMSRLYLLLESLAEVPVSSQSLRDLLGRLIESQAGLADAARIVLRFDLMLRRRALKSQLSGWKAYPVRMDARLGADGLRVQQELRIAYSSTCPMSAALSRQIQREHFEHHFGQSSQVPVSAVAEWLEQESGLAATPHAQRSQAVLNLSWQPDVANWPVLALIDQVEQALATPVQTAVKRIDEQTFARLNAENLMFCEDAARRVATVLRGVPSLADFEVDVAHFESLHAHDAVAVAVR from the coding sequence ATGATGAACGAGATCAACCAAGCAAACTGGTCGCTGGATGCAAACCCGGCTGACGCCACGTCGGCTGACGCAACGAAATTGCTGCCTGATATTGCCGCGGCCAAAGCGGCGCAGCGCGGCGTTCTGCAATGGGTTGGCATGCGCAACGTACGAGCGCCGCTGCTGATTGCCGCAAGTTCTGGTGCGGCTGCCGAACGAGTAGCCGCATCGGTCGACGTTTACGTCAATCTGACCGACGCCGACGCCCGCGGCATTCATATGTCCCGGCTGTATTTGCTGCTCGAGTCGCTTGCCGAAGTACCGGTCAGCAGCCAGAGCCTGCGCGACTTACTGGGCCGCCTGATCGAATCGCAAGCCGGACTCGCCGATGCCGCGCGGATCGTGCTGCGGTTCGACCTCATGCTCCGGCGCCGGGCGCTGAAGAGCCAACTCTCTGGTTGGAAAGCCTATCCGGTGCGCATGGATGCACGCCTCGGGGCAGATGGTTTGCGCGTCCAGCAAGAGCTACGCATTGCCTACTCCAGCACGTGCCCGATGTCGGCCGCGTTGTCGCGCCAGATTCAGCGTGAGCACTTCGAGCACCACTTCGGCCAGTCGTCGCAGGTACCCGTCAGCGCCGTCGCGGAATGGCTGGAACAGGAGTCTGGCCTTGCGGCCACGCCGCATGCGCAGCGCAGTCAGGCGGTGCTCAACCTCAGTTGGCAGCCGGACGTCGCCAACTGGCCCGTGCTGGCGCTGATCGATCAAGTCGAGCAGGCCCTGGCCACGCCCGTGCAAACCGCGGTCAAACGCATTGACGAGCAGACGTTTGCGCGCCTGAACGCCGAAAATCTGATGTTCTGTGAAGACGCCGCGAGACGGGTGGCCACGGTGTTGCGCGGCGTGCCATCGTTGGCTGATTTTGAGGTGGACGTGGCGCACTTCGAGAGCCTGCATGCCCACGATGCGGTGGCGGTAGCGGTGCGTTGA
- the gph gene encoding phosphoglycolate phosphatase (PGP is an essential enzyme in the glycolate salvage pathway in higher organisms (photorespiration in plants). Phosphoglycolate results from the oxidase activity of RubisCO in the Calvin cycle when concentrations of carbon dioxide are low relative to oxygen. This enzyme is a member of the Haloacid Dehalogenase (HAD) superfamily of aspartate-nucleophile hydrolase enzymes (PF00702).), whose amino-acid sequence MTQAIEAVLFDLDGTLLDTAPDFLAAANATRAEFGLPEMDFDDLRPVVSRGARYMVQAAFPGISEAELEARIPVYLGHYRARIADQTDYFAGMDEVVEQLAARGIKMAIVTNKPTWLAEPLIAELGLDVRFPVLVCGDTLAVRKPDPAPFLLAAERLNVTASACLVVGDDLRDIDGAKNAGMRSMAAAYGYIQAHDPVAAWAADWTIETPLELLDHLP is encoded by the coding sequence ATGACCCAAGCCATTGAAGCGGTGCTGTTCGATCTGGACGGCACGCTACTCGACACGGCACCAGATTTCCTGGCTGCTGCCAATGCCACCCGCGCCGAATTTGGTCTGCCGGAGATGGACTTTGATGATCTCCGCCCCGTGGTGTCTCGCGGTGCCCGCTATATGGTGCAGGCGGCGTTTCCGGGCATCAGCGAGGCTGAATTGGAGGCGCGGATTCCCGTCTACCTCGGGCACTATCGGGCCCGCATCGCCGATCAGACCGATTACTTCGCTGGGATGGACGAAGTAGTCGAGCAATTGGCGGCGCGCGGCATCAAGATGGCCATTGTGACTAACAAGCCCACCTGGTTGGCGGAACCGCTGATCGCCGAGTTGGGGCTCGATGTGCGGTTTCCAGTGTTGGTCTGCGGCGATACCCTGGCAGTGCGCAAACCCGATCCGGCGCCGTTCCTGCTGGCAGCCGAGCGGCTCAACGTCACCGCATCGGCCTGCCTGGTGGTCGGCGATGATTTGCGCGATATCGATGGCGCAAAAAACGCCGGCATGCGCAGCATGGCTGCCGCCTACGGCTACATTCAAGCCCACGACCCGGTTGCGGCTTGGGCGGCCGACTGGACGATCGAGACACCGCTGGAATTACTCGACCATTTGCCATGA
- the ubiG gene encoding bifunctional 2-polyprenyl-6-hydroxyphenol methylase/3-demethylubiquinol 3-O-methyltransferase UbiG, whose protein sequence is MSVDAAEIAKFDEQAARWWDRDGPSRALHDLNPERLAFVSERAPLSGKRVLDLGCGGGILSEALAQAGADVVGIDLSAEQIQVAQLHALESGLKVDYRHVGSAELATAEPGSFDAIVCMEMLEHVPDPAAILADCQALLKPEGDLFLSTIHRGLKSFLFAIVGAEEVLKLLPRGTHRYAQFIKPHELARGLRQAGFDLQALSGLHYDPIRRRAWRNQDVSVNYLMHARKHS, encoded by the coding sequence ATGAGCGTTGACGCTGCCGAGATTGCGAAGTTCGATGAGCAGGCTGCGCGCTGGTGGGATCGTGATGGTCCGTCGCGGGCTTTGCATGATCTGAATCCGGAGCGCCTTGCTTTTGTGTCCGAGCGGGCGCCACTGTCTGGCAAACGCGTGCTGGACCTGGGTTGCGGTGGTGGCATCCTGTCCGAGGCGCTGGCCCAGGCTGGTGCCGATGTGGTGGGAATCGATCTCTCCGCCGAGCAGATTCAAGTGGCGCAATTGCATGCGCTCGAATCGGGTTTGAAAGTCGACTATCGGCATGTCGGCAGCGCCGAACTCGCAACGGCTGAACCTGGTTCCTTTGACGCGATCGTCTGTATGGAAATGTTGGAGCACGTGCCTGATCCGGCTGCGATTCTCGCCGATTGTCAGGCGCTTCTGAAGCCGGAAGGTGACTTGTTCCTGTCGACCATTCATCGTGGTCTGAAGAGTTTCCTGTTCGCGATCGTTGGTGCTGAGGAAGTCCTCAAATTGCTGCCACGTGGCACACACCGATACGCACAATTCATCAAGCCACACGAACTGGCGCGCGGTTTGCGCCAGGCTGGCTTTGACTTGCAAGCCCTGTCTGGGCTGCACTACGACCCAATCCGGCGTCGTGCCTGGCGCAATCAGGACGTGTCGGTCAATTATCTGATGCACGCCCGCAAACACTCATGA
- a CDS encoding TRZ/ATZ family hydrolase, with translation MLEPCDLLIEAGHVVPVVPHAVVLPDHAVAVTAGRIMAVLPIAEARARFRPAAVISRPQHALLPGLVNLHCHAAMTVMRGLADDLPLMRWLQEHIWPTEAAFVGPELVQDGITLAAAEMLRGGVTTVNDMYFFPDVAAQAFARAGMRATIGLIVIEFPSAWAQSPAEYFDKGLSVYGECKDLPGIRFAFAPHAPYTVSDESFERIRVLSDQLDLPVHVHVHETAFEVDDAVRQRNERPLARLKRLGLVNSNLIAVHMTQLSDAEIQLVGEQGVSIAHCPESNLKLASGFAPIERLRRAGANVAIGTDGCASNNDLDLLGEIRTAALLAKAVAQDAAAIDAAYALQMATLNGARALGLDAEIGSIEVGKSADLITVDLSRFDVLPVYSAISQLVYASNRRDVCDVWVMGEPRVQDGALCHFDPNALAELARRWGQRIAAR, from the coding sequence ATGCTTGAACCCTGCGATTTGCTGATCGAGGCCGGGCATGTGGTGCCAGTGGTGCCGCATGCCGTCGTGCTGCCGGATCATGCCGTCGCAGTCACGGCCGGCCGAATCATGGCCGTCCTGCCCATTGCCGAGGCGCGCGCGCGGTTTCGGCCAGCAGCGGTGATCAGCCGGCCGCAGCATGCGCTGCTGCCCGGTCTCGTCAATCTGCATTGCCATGCCGCCATGACGGTCATGCGCGGTCTGGCTGACGATCTGCCGTTGATGCGCTGGTTGCAAGAGCACATCTGGCCCACTGAAGCAGCATTCGTGGGTCCCGAATTGGTTCAAGACGGCATTACGCTGGCCGCCGCCGAAATGCTCCGCGGCGGGGTGACCACGGTCAATGACATGTACTTCTTTCCCGATGTCGCGGCGCAGGCGTTTGCGCGGGCCGGTATGCGGGCAACGATCGGCTTGATTGTCATCGAGTTTCCGTCCGCCTGGGCCCAGAGTCCGGCGGAGTATTTCGACAAGGGGCTGTCGGTTTACGGTGAATGCAAAGACTTGCCAGGCATCCGCTTTGCGTTCGCGCCGCACGCGCCGTACACCGTGTCGGACGAGAGTTTCGAACGCATCCGCGTGCTGAGCGATCAGCTTGACCTGCCAGTGCACGTACATGTGCACGAGACGGCATTTGAAGTGGACGATGCCGTGCGCCAGCGCAACGAGCGCCCGCTGGCGCGCTTAAAGCGGCTCGGTCTGGTCAACAGCAACCTGATTGCGGTGCACATGACCCAGCTCAGCGATGCCGAAATTCAATTGGTCGGCGAGCAGGGCGTCAGCATTGCGCATTGCCCCGAGTCCAACCTGAAGCTCGCGAGCGGGTTTGCGCCGATCGAACGCCTGCGTCGAGCCGGCGCGAATGTTGCAATCGGAACCGACGGCTGCGCGAGCAATAACGATCTCGACCTGCTTGGCGAGATTCGAACTGCCGCCCTGCTGGCCAAAGCGGTGGCGCAGGACGCGGCGGCGATCGACGCGGCGTATGCGCTGCAGATGGCCACGTTGAACGGTGCGCGGGCATTGGGACTGGACGCCGAAATCGGATCGATCGAGGTGGGCAAGTCGGCTGACTTGATCACGGTGGATCTGAGTCGTTTCGATGTCTTGCCGGTTTACAGCGCAATCTCGCAACTCGTTTATGCGAGCAATCGTCGTGACGTTTGCGATGTCTGGGTTATGGGCGAACCGCGCGTGCAAGACGGCGCGCTCTGTCACTTCGATCCCAATGCGCTGGCCGAACTGGCGCGGCGCTGGGGCCAGAGGATTGCTGCACGATGA
- the efp gene encoding elongation factor P has product MASYGMNDVKNGQKIIVENQPCVIIDTAYVKPGKGQAFTRVKYRNIKSGRVVELTMKSTDSLEAADVVDTDMEYLYSDGEFWHFMDPTSHEQFTADQGAMADSAQWLKGNETCIVTLWNNSPLIVAAPTFVELQIVETDPGLRGDTSGGGGKPAKLETGATVRVPLFVQNNEVIKCDTRTGEYVGRVK; this is encoded by the coding sequence ATGGCCAGCTATGGCATGAATGACGTCAAGAACGGTCAGAAGATCATCGTCGAGAATCAGCCGTGCGTGATCATTGATACCGCCTACGTCAAGCCCGGCAAGGGCCAGGCGTTTACCCGCGTGAAGTATCGGAATATCAAGTCGGGTCGCGTGGTGGAACTGACCATGAAGTCCACCGACAGCCTGGAAGCAGCCGACGTCGTCGATACCGACATGGAATACCTGTATAGCGATGGCGAGTTCTGGCACTTCATGGACCCGACCTCGCACGAGCAGTTCACCGCCGATCAGGGCGCCATGGCTGATTCTGCCCAATGGCTGAAGGGCAATGAGACGTGCATCGTCACGTTGTGGAACAACTCCCCGCTGATCGTCGCAGCACCGACCTTTGTCGAACTGCAGATCGTCGAGACCGATCCGGGTCTGCGTGGCGACACTTCGGGTGGTGGTGGCAAGCCGGCAAAGCTCGAAACGGGTGCAACCGTGCGCGTGCCGCTGTTCGTCCAGAACAACGAAGTCATCAAGTGCGATACCCGCACTGGCGAATACGTTGGTCGCGTGAAGTAA
- the epmB gene encoding EF-P beta-lysylation protein EpmB codes for MIPGTSNSKKPEPADWRRLWRDAVTDPLELLDLLGLTDLAADLADAGLAAFPLRVPRGYVAKMRRGDRHDPLLRQVLPLNAEDRPVPGFNLDAVGDAAAKAGDGVLHKYQGRALLIATGSCAIHCRYCFRRHFPYADETAAKDHWRPALSYLRDRTDIDEVLLSGGDPLSLSNAKLASLYEALAELPSIRRIRIHTRLPIVLPERIDSGLLQLFRNSPKTQVMVIHANHAQELDAPVGQALSDLRQAGVQLLNQSVLLRGVNDRLESLSELSERLIELGVLPYYLHLLDRVAGTAHFEVDATEAAALERGLRNSLPGYLVPKFVREIAGEPAKTPAFQP; via the coding sequence ATGATACCGGGAACTAGCAATTCGAAGAAACCCGAGCCCGCCGACTGGCGTCGGTTGTGGCGCGATGCGGTCACCGACCCGCTGGAACTGCTTGATCTGCTTGGACTTACCGACTTGGCGGCAGACTTGGCAGACGCCGGTCTCGCGGCATTTCCCCTGCGCGTGCCGAGGGGCTATGTGGCCAAAATGCGCCGGGGCGACCGTCACGACCCACTGCTCAGGCAAGTTTTGCCCCTCAATGCCGAGGACCGTCCGGTCCCCGGATTCAACTTGGATGCCGTTGGCGACGCGGCAGCCAAAGCGGGTGACGGCGTCCTGCACAAGTACCAGGGCCGCGCCTTGCTGATCGCCACGGGCAGTTGCGCCATTCATTGCCGGTACTGCTTCCGCCGACATTTTCCGTACGCCGACGAAACGGCCGCCAAGGACCATTGGCGCCCGGCGCTGTCGTATCTGCGGGACCGTACCGATATTGACGAAGTGCTGCTTTCTGGCGGCGATCCGCTGTCATTGTCGAATGCAAAACTGGCGTCGCTCTATGAGGCGCTGGCCGAATTGCCGTCGATCCGGCGCATTCGGATCCACACCCGGCTGCCGATCGTCCTCCCGGAACGGATCGACTCCGGCTTGTTACAGTTGTTTCGAAACAGCCCCAAAACGCAGGTCATGGTGATTCATGCCAATCATGCCCAGGAGCTCGATGCCCCAGTCGGGCAGGCGCTGTCCGATCTGCGGCAAGCCGGCGTCCAGCTGCTCAATCAGAGTGTGTTGCTCCGTGGAGTCAACGATCGGCTGGAATCGTTGTCCGAACTGTCCGAACGACTGATCGAACTCGGCGTGCTGCCTTATTACCTGCATCTGCTGGACCGGGTGGCCGGGACCGCCCATTTCGAGGTCGATGCAACGGAGGCTGCCGCACTAGAACGTGGACTCCGAAACAGTCTGCCGGGTTATCTGGTGCCAAAATTCGTGCGCGAGATCGCTGGGGAACCGGCCAAAACGCCCGCCTTTCAGCCTTAG